Proteins encoded in a region of the Paramagnetospirillum magneticum AMB-1 genome:
- a CDS encoding DNA polymerase translates to MAGASKVTKATKAADLTTWLRDQGVETEGVAKAAVRQMLAGDIEGAARQAVEIRAEAAKASTAKLTAMVKCACDDGRARGLHLVYGAGTGRWAGRLIQLQNLPRGVIKKADLAIPLIIDGDIDLVSMLFGPPLDVISSNLRGCLIPAEGCDFIQSDFSNIEGRITAWLANEEWKIQAFRDFDAGTGRDLYLIGAEKILTLLKVLYAHPLNENSPERTPYGKVPELALGFGGGVGAFQSMAAIYGMKVTDEEADQIKVAWREAHPRVVALWRNMEDAAFNAISNPGRVVSTAGGRIKYVVKGGFLWMVLPSGRPLAYAHPRIEKRRPAWNIGQDEIKLKDTITFMAVNSITRKWERCTTYGGSLAENAIQAIARDLLANALLKLEAAGYPVVIHVHDEALAEVRKGVGSVDEFKSIMCDTPAWAAGLPVAAAGWRGSRYRK, encoded by the coding sequence TTGGCCGGGGCGTCCAAGGTCACCAAGGCCACCAAGGCGGCCGACCTGACGACGTGGCTTCGTGACCAGGGCGTCGAAACCGAGGGCGTGGCCAAAGCCGCCGTGCGCCAAATGCTGGCCGGTGACATCGAGGGCGCCGCCCGCCAGGCCGTCGAAATCCGGGCCGAGGCCGCCAAGGCCAGCACTGCCAAATTGACGGCGATGGTCAAGTGCGCCTGTGATGACGGCCGCGCACGTGGTCTGCACCTCGTCTATGGCGCCGGCACCGGGCGTTGGGCGGGCCGGTTGATACAATTGCAAAACCTACCAAGAGGTGTAATTAAGAAAGCCGACCTAGCCATTCCGTTGATCATTGACGGCGACATCGACCTCGTCTCGATGCTGTTCGGGCCGCCCTTGGATGTCATTTCGTCCAATCTGCGCGGGTGTCTGATACCGGCCGAGGGCTGCGATTTCATACAGTCCGATTTCAGCAACATCGAGGGGCGCATCACCGCTTGGCTGGCGAACGAGGAATGGAAAATCCAAGCCTTCCGCGACTTCGATGCCGGTACCGGCCGCGATCTGTACCTGATCGGCGCAGAGAAGATTTTGACCCTGCTCAAAGTGCTCTATGCACACCCTTTAAACGAAAATAGTCCAGAGCGAACACCCTATGGTAAGGTTCCCGAGCTCGCCCTCGGATTCGGCGGTGGCGTCGGGGCGTTCCAATCCATGGCCGCCATCTACGGCATGAAAGTCACCGACGAGGAGGCCGACCAGATCAAGGTCGCCTGGCGCGAGGCGCACCCTCGGGTCGTCGCCCTCTGGCGCAACATGGAAGACGCCGCCTTTAACGCCATCTCCAACCCGGGCCGGGTGGTCAGCACCGCGGGCGGGCGGATTAAGTACGTCGTCAAGGGCGGGTTCCTGTGGATGGTGTTGCCGTCGGGCCGCCCGCTGGCATACGCCCACCCGCGCATCGAGAAGCGGCGCCCGGCCTGGAACATTGGCCAGGACGAGATCAAGCTCAAAGACACCATCACTTTCATGGCGGTCAACAGCATCACCCGGAAATGGGAACGCTGCACGACATACGGCGGCTCGCTCGCTGAAAACGCCATCCAGGCCATTGCCCGCGATCTGTTGGCCAATGCCCTGCTCAAGCTCGAGGCGGCCGGGTATCCGGTCGTCATCCATGTTCACGACGAGGCGCTGGCCGAGGTCCGCAAGGGCGTCGGCAGCGTCGACGAGTTCAAATCAATCATGTGCGACACGCCCGCTTGGGCCGCCGGGCTCCCGGTGGCTGCGGCTGGCTGGCGCGGTTCGAGGTATCGGAAATGA
- a CDS encoding AAA family ATPase, with protein MLATKGRDGVAKTAAVAEMIEFIKAEEVVYIAIDPFVSIHRGVSENANEEVEQVMDAVRDIAHGANVAIDLIHHTVKDRGDDLEHLAGNLAVARGAGAIGGAVRGVYTVIPMGPKSAEAAGIEEEKRGNYVRLDVGSGNLTGKSEKPIWFEHTETDISGKKDSVKGADLTDVGWRVSMPVLVDVDALRGNAAQAKRDAELDAKINLASATALAMPQTGQSTIGALAIKVMSHTGLKERATEDKIKELIGSGFTWPVGRQVWKLTQDKQGRHKSAPVIVKLTREDVSQ; from the coding sequence GTGCTGGCAACCAAGGGCCGCGACGGCGTGGCGAAAACGGCAGCGGTTGCCGAGATGATCGAATTTATCAAGGCCGAGGAGGTGGTCTATATCGCCATCGACCCCTTTGTGTCGATCCACCGCGGCGTCAGCGAGAACGCCAACGAGGAGGTCGAACAGGTCATGGACGCGGTGCGCGACATCGCCCATGGCGCCAATGTGGCGATCGACCTGATTCACCACACTGTCAAGGACCGGGGCGACGACCTCGAGCACCTGGCGGGCAATCTGGCGGTGGCGCGTGGCGCTGGCGCCATTGGTGGCGCGGTGCGCGGCGTCTATACCGTCATCCCCATGGGGCCTAAGTCCGCGGAGGCCGCGGGCATCGAGGAGGAAAAGAGGGGCAACTATGTGCGCCTCGACGTGGGCAGCGGCAATTTGACCGGGAAGTCGGAAAAGCCGATCTGGTTCGAACACACCGAAACCGACATCAGCGGCAAGAAAGACTCGGTCAAGGGCGCCGATCTGACAGACGTTGGGTGGCGGGTGTCCATGCCGGTGCTGGTCGACGTTGACGCCTTACGGGGCAACGCGGCCCAGGCGAAACGTGACGCCGAGCTAGATGCTAAGATTAATCTAGCGAGCGCCACAGCTTTGGCGATGCCCCAGACGGGACAAAGCACCATCGGCGCCCTTGCCATAAAGGTGATGTCGCACACCGGGCTCAAAGAACGGGCGACAGAGGACAAGATAAAGGAACTTATCGGCAGCGGGTTCACATGGCCCGTTGGGCGACAAGTATGGAAGCTGACTCAGGATAAGCAAGGCCGGCACAAAAGCGCCCCCGTGATCGTAAAACTGACCCGCGAGGACGTTTCGCAATGA
- a CDS encoding DUF7483 domain-containing protein: MSQDTIADGEAIYLALDLSSTTDLTALVAVSAEPTADRALAWFWKPGDLLDDHETRDRAPYRRWAAEGHLEAPPGRAVDYGFVAQHKRSKLGATSPIFDNKVYFTSGDALYAFGLTSTALYRDPSAWYHIFWNGTGVYVNGTLVTGTGTYTAASVTNPRLGFDGTNYFSGYMSDFAFWNGSSASLQGGISDANGVWAARKAAAGYSFLGFGSSGALGTDTSGNGNTWTVNGSPVQTTDTPTNNYATWNPLKWLSSSGFSNGNLTFNGSSSWSDTTATIAPRSGKWYAEVTITSSTGANSLFLGVMAVSLCPFNSAPWQNQATTYAVWYQDGGKIWNNTGPGYSAGGYVQSGLATLTAGKVLGIALDLDGGTVQFYVNNVAQGTAVALPYSSTEWTFWTEQYTGYYGTANFGATAFAYTPPTGFKALCTANLPAVSIKKPSDHFNTVLAAGASIKSSSEALYTYFLEWIKDRANSQNHQLIDTVRGTSAVLQSNTTAAETTYSAPSGTSVGWVWNSGAAAVTNNAGSVTSQVSANPTSGFSIVTWTHTTSGNYTVGHGLGATPKLIVQKSRSTALNWDVYHPSLAAGNRLILNSPAAQGTGYWTGPPSSTTIPHLTTSANNNDLMVAYCFAEIPGYSKFGSYTGNASNDGPFVYCGFRPRFILVKDASVGNYWNIYDTARSVSNPASEHLFPNLSNSELTNNSFDILSNGFKARTTGGDINAADTYIFAAFAEHPFGGSNVAPCPAR, encoded by the coding sequence ATGAGCCAGGACACGATCGCCGATGGCGAGGCGATTTATCTGGCCCTCGACCTTTCGTCGACCACCGACTTGACTGCGTTGGTGGCGGTGTCGGCCGAGCCCACAGCCGACCGGGCGCTCGCCTGGTTTTGGAAGCCTGGCGACCTGTTGGACGACCACGAAACTCGGGACCGGGCGCCATACCGGCGCTGGGCGGCCGAGGGGCACCTCGAAGCACCGCCAGGCCGAGCGGTCGATTACGGTTTCGTCGCCCAGCATAAGCGGTCCAAGCTGGGCGCTACGTCCCCGATCTTCGACAACAAGGTGTATTTCACCAGCGGAGATGCGCTGTACGCCTTTGGCTTGACCAGCACGGCACTCTACCGTGACCCGTCCGCGTGGTATCACATCTTCTGGAACGGCACGGGCGTCTACGTCAATGGCACATTGGTCACGGGCACCGGCACCTATACCGCTGCCTCCGTCACCAATCCCCGTCTGGGCTTCGACGGGACCAATTACTTCTCAGGCTATATGTCCGACTTCGCATTCTGGAACGGCTCCTCGGCCAGTCTCCAGGGCGGCATTTCGGATGCGAATGGAGTGTGGGCGGCTCGCAAGGCTGCTGCGGGGTATTCGTTCCTGGGCTTCGGCTCGTCTGGCGCTCTCGGCACCGACACCTCTGGCAACGGCAACACCTGGACCGTCAACGGCTCTCCGGTACAGACCACGGATACGCCGACGAACAATTACGCGACGTGGAACCCGCTCAAGTGGCTTAGTTCCAGTGGTTTTTCCAACGGCAATCTCACCTTCAATGGGTCTTCTTCCTGGTCTGATACGACAGCAACAATCGCCCCTCGTTCGGGCAAATGGTACGCCGAAGTCACCATAACAAGCAGCACCGGAGCCAACAGCCTATTCTTAGGCGTGATGGCGGTGTCCCTGTGTCCGTTCAATTCCGCGCCGTGGCAGAACCAAGCGACAACTTACGCCGTGTGGTATCAGGATGGCGGAAAGATTTGGAACAATACCGGCCCCGGCTACAGCGCGGGTGGCTATGTTCAGTCGGGTCTTGCGACGTTAACCGCTGGGAAGGTACTTGGTATTGCACTCGACCTAGACGGGGGAACTGTTCAATTTTACGTGAACAACGTGGCTCAGGGGACCGCCGTAGCACTTCCATACTCAAGTACTGAGTGGACGTTCTGGACTGAGCAATATACCGGGTATTACGGCACTGCCAACTTCGGCGCAACCGCCTTCGCCTACACCCCGCCTACCGGCTTCAAGGCCCTCTGCACCGCCAACCTCCCGGCGGTCAGCATCAAGAAGCCGTCCGACCACTTCAACACCGTCCTGGCGGCTGGTGCGTCGATCAAGTCTTCCAGCGAGGCGCTGTACACCTATTTCCTCGAATGGATCAAGGACAGGGCCAACAGCCAGAACCACCAGCTTATCGACACCGTGCGTGGCACCTCTGCCGTCTTGCAGAGCAACACCACGGCTGCCGAGACTACCTACAGCGCACCTTCGGGGACTTCGGTGGGTTGGGTGTGGAATTCTGGGGCGGCTGCCGTCACCAACAACGCCGGGTCGGTCACCTCCCAGGTAAGCGCTAACCCAACGTCTGGGTTCAGCATCGTGACGTGGACGCACACCACGTCTGGAAACTACACCGTTGGCCATGGGCTCGGGGCCACGCCTAAACTGATCGTCCAAAAGAGTCGGAGTACGGCGCTTAACTGGGACGTGTATCACCCTTCGCTTGCGGCGGGTAATAGGCTCATCCTGAACAGCCCCGCAGCGCAGGGCACGGGCTATTGGACCGGCCCCCCCTCGTCTACGACGATCCCGCACCTGACGACTTCCGCGAACAACAACGATTTGATGGTCGCATACTGCTTCGCCGAAATTCCCGGCTACAGCAAATTCGGTAGCTACACTGGGAACGCCTCCAATGACGGTCCGTTCGTTTACTGTGGGTTCCGGCCGCGATTCATTCTCGTCAAGGATGCCTCTGTTGGAAATTATTGGAACATCTACGATACGGCTCGAAGTGTTTCCAATCCGGCTTCCGAGCATTTGTTCCCTAACCTCAGTAACTCGGAGCTGACAAATAACAGCTTCGATATTCTGTCAAACGGGTTCAAAGCCAGAACGACGGGTGGCGACATAAACGCTGCCGACACCTATATCTTCGCAGCCTTCGCTGAACATCCCTTCGGCGGCAGCAATGTCGCCCCGTGCCCGGCCCGATGA
- a CDS encoding cation acetate symporter — translation MKTTKTAIASALAFGGTALLASAALAAGADMGGAEKQATNWHAIIMFVIFVGMTLGITYWAAGRTKTAADFYAAGGGITGFQNGLAIAGDYMSAASFLGISALVYGSGYDGLIFSVGWLVGWPIILFLIAERLRNLGKYTFADVCGYRLARTPIRTFAATGSLIVVIFYLIGQMVGAGQLIKLLFGMDYIYAVMIVGALMMVYVTFGGMVATTWVQIIKACLLLGGATFIAFGVMSHFGFSFEKLFVKAIEVHPKKVAIMAPGALVTNPVDAISLGMALMFGTAGLPHILMRFFTVPDAREARKSVFYATGFIGYFYILTFIIGFGAITLVATNPEYLTKGLGSLDLKGGNNMAAVWLAHAIGGDLFLGFISAVAFATILAVVSGLTLAGASAISHDLYASVIMHGQATEGREVTVSKIASIGLGIIAVLLGLVFEKQNVAFIVALTFSVAASANFPVLVLSMFWGGLTTRGAVLGGMIGLLMSVIMVVLSKAVWVQSFGFKAEIFPFAYPALFSVPAAFFFSWLFSILDNSPQAQAERAAYEAQSIRSETGLGAEGAASH, via the coding sequence ATGAAGACGACCAAGACCGCAATCGCGTCCGCGCTCGCCTTCGGCGGCACGGCGCTCCTGGCCTCCGCCGCCCTGGCGGCCGGCGCCGACATGGGTGGGGCTGAAAAGCAGGCCACCAACTGGCACGCCATCATCATGTTCGTGATCTTCGTGGGCATGACCCTGGGCATCACCTACTGGGCGGCCGGACGCACCAAGACCGCCGCCGACTTCTACGCCGCCGGCGGTGGCATCACCGGTTTCCAGAATGGCCTGGCCATCGCGGGCGACTACATGTCGGCCGCGTCGTTCCTGGGCATTTCCGCCCTGGTCTACGGCTCGGGCTATGACGGCCTGATCTTCTCGGTGGGCTGGCTGGTCGGCTGGCCGATCATCCTGTTCCTGATCGCCGAGCGTCTGCGCAACCTGGGCAAGTACACCTTCGCCGACGTGTGCGGCTATCGCCTTGCCCGCACGCCGATCCGCACCTTCGCCGCCACCGGCTCGCTGATCGTCGTGATCTTCTATCTGATCGGCCAGATGGTCGGTGCTGGCCAGCTGATCAAGCTGCTGTTCGGCATGGACTACATCTACGCCGTGATGATCGTCGGCGCGCTGATGATGGTCTACGTCACCTTCGGCGGCATGGTTGCCACCACCTGGGTACAGATCATCAAGGCCTGCCTGCTGCTGGGCGGCGCGACCTTCATCGCCTTCGGCGTGATGAGCCATTTCGGCTTCTCGTTCGAGAAGCTGTTCGTCAAGGCCATCGAAGTGCATCCCAAGAAGGTGGCGATCATGGCGCCGGGCGCCCTGGTCACCAATCCGGTGGACGCCATCTCGCTGGGCATGGCGCTGATGTTCGGCACCGCCGGCCTGCCCCATATCCTCATGCGCTTCTTCACCGTTCCCGATGCGCGTGAGGCCCGCAAGTCGGTGTTCTATGCCACCGGCTTCATCGGCTACTTCTACATCCTGACCTTCATCATCGGCTTCGGCGCCATCACCCTGGTGGCGACCAATCCGGAATACCTGACCAAGGGCCTCGGCTCCCTGGATCTGAAGGGCGGCAACAACATGGCCGCGGTGTGGCTGGCTCACGCTATCGGTGGTGACCTGTTCCTCGGCTTTATCTCGGCCGTGGCCTTCGCCACCATCCTGGCGGTGGTGTCGGGCCTGACCCTGGCGGGCGCGTCGGCGATTTCGCACGACCTGTACGCCAGCGTCATCATGCACGGCCAAGCCACCGAAGGCAGGGAAGTGACCGTCTCCAAGATCGCCTCCATCGGCCTCGGCATCATCGCCGTGCTGCTGGGTCTGGTCTTCGAGAAGCAGAACGTGGCGTTCATCGTGGCGCTCACCTTCTCGGTCGCGGCTTCGGCCAACTTCCCGGTGCTGGTGCTGTCCATGTTCTGGGGCGGCCTGACCACCCGTGGCGCCGTGCTCGGCGGCATGATCGGCCTGCTGATGTCGGTGATCATGGTGGTTCTGTCCAAGGCGGTGTGGGTGCAGAGCTTCGGCTTCAAGGCCGAGATCTTCCCGTTCGCCTATCCGGCCCTGTTCTCGGTGCCGGCGGCCTTCTTCTTCTCCTGGTTGTTCTCGATCCTCGACAACAGCCCGCAGGCTCAGGCTGAACGCGCCGCCTACGAAGCCCAGTCCATCCGGTCCGAGACCGGCCTGGGTGCCGAAGGCGCCGCCAGCCACTAA
- a CDS encoding DUF485 domain-containing protein: MSSHGKPSAANLASAEHIRNNPKFRELVAKRNAFAWTLSAIMLIIYFGFIAVIAFNKAWLGTLLTSTGVMTIGFPIGVGVILSAIALTGIYVYRANGEFDDMNRQILEDSR, from the coding sequence ATGAGTTCACACGGCAAGCCATCGGCCGCGAATCTCGCGAGCGCCGAGCACATCCGGAACAATCCGAAATTCAGGGAGCTGGTCGCCAAGCGTAACGCCTTCGCATGGACGCTGTCGGCGATCATGCTGATCATCTATTTCGGCTTTATTGCCGTGATCGCCTTCAACAAGGCGTGGCTGGGCACTTTGCTGACCAGCACGGGCGTGATGACCATCGGCTTCCCCATCGGCGTCGGCGTCATCTTGTCGGCCATCGCGCTGACCGGCATCTATGTCTATCGCGCCAATGGCGAGTTCGACGACATGAACCGCCAGATTCTCGAGGATTCCCGCTGA
- a CDS encoding FeoC-like transcriptional regulator has protein sequence MTLVEVKAYLMERHRAGLGEIATHFDASPDTVRQMLGQWIAKGKVRPVDNGSCAAGCHCAIRHDEIYEWVG, from the coding sequence ATGACCCTGGTCGAGGTGAAGGCCTATCTGATGGAGCGGCACCGCGCCGGCCTGGGCGAAATCGCCACTCATTTCGATGCCTCGCCCGACACTGTCCGGCAGATGCTGGGACAGTGGATCGCCAAGGGCAAAGTCCGGCCGGTGGATAACGGCTCCTGCGCCGCCGGATGCCACTGCGCCATCCGCCATGACGAAATATACGAGTGGGTAGGATAA
- the feoB gene encoding Fe(2+) transporter permease subunit FeoB: MAHVVAVVGNPNCGKTTLFNVLTGSTQQVGNWPGVTVEKKVGTYLRDGQEYDLVDLPGIYMIGGIAKGSEDERVSRDYILSGEPEVVVNIVDAYNLERNLYLTAQLLEMRVPLVVAVNMMDLAEKSGIHIDVEALSRALDCPVVPLIASRKRGVDDLKAAIAAACQARHVPAVQPAHAQAVAAARDALAPALAPAAAQRKVEAAWAALKLIEGDSFAEALAEGRLDDEVEAHRAAIEEHCGEEADIIIADGRYTFIGEIMRGCVQQTHKVSLALTRRIDKVVLNRFLGVPVFLAAMYLMFLFTIKVGGAFIEFFALAAEALVVDGSAAALAMVGAPEWVVAVVSGGIGGGIKTVASFIPIIGSLFLFLSFLEDSGYMARAAFVMDRAMRSIGLPGKSFVPLIVGFGCNVPAIMATRTLESRRDRVLTIMMAPFMSCGARLPVYALFAAAFFAESGQNVVFSLYLVGILFAVATGLILKSTLLRGEASTFVLELPPYHLPTARTVMMQAWQRLSEFIFRAGQFIVPLVTVLSVLNTLGTDLSIGKENSKDSVLAAVSRAITPVFRPIGLSDENWPAAVGLFTGIFAKEAVVGTLNALYTQVDAEDHGGDAQEAKPGIGDKLKAALATIPAKFSALVEAADEVKVKDGVFGAMVARFDGTAGALAYMVLILLYTPCVASLGAIRQEAGGGWTAFAVGWTSLLGYSASVACYQAATFARHPAQSLGWLTACVLAPLGAAGLMWLVARRRDGRLVTVSGVSP; this comes from the coding sequence ATGGCCCATGTGGTCGCGGTCGTCGGCAATCCCAATTGTGGCAAGACGACGCTGTTCAACGTGCTGACCGGCTCCACCCAGCAGGTGGGCAACTGGCCGGGCGTCACCGTTGAAAAGAAGGTGGGAACCTATCTTCGCGACGGCCAGGAATACGATCTGGTCGACCTGCCCGGTATCTACATGATCGGCGGCATCGCCAAGGGCTCCGAGGACGAGAGGGTGTCGCGCGACTACATCCTGTCCGGCGAGCCGGAGGTGGTGGTCAACATCGTCGATGCCTACAACCTGGAACGCAATCTTTACCTGACCGCCCAGTTGCTGGAGATGCGGGTTCCGCTGGTGGTGGCCGTCAACATGATGGACCTGGCGGAAAAGAGCGGCATTCATATCGACGTGGAGGCTCTGTCCCGCGCCCTGGATTGTCCGGTGGTACCGCTGATCGCCAGCCGGAAACGGGGGGTGGACGACCTCAAGGCAGCCATTGCCGCGGCCTGTCAGGCCCGCCATGTTCCCGCCGTCCAGCCCGCCCATGCCCAAGCGGTGGCGGCGGCGCGCGACGCCCTGGCTCCCGCTCTGGCTCCGGCGGCGGCGCAGCGCAAGGTGGAGGCCGCCTGGGCGGCCCTCAAGCTGATCGAGGGCGACAGTTTCGCCGAGGCCCTGGCCGAGGGCCGGCTGGATGACGAGGTGGAGGCCCACCGGGCCGCCATCGAGGAACACTGTGGCGAAGAAGCCGACATCATCATCGCCGACGGCCGCTACACCTTCATCGGCGAGATCATGCGCGGCTGCGTGCAGCAAACCCACAAGGTGTCCCTGGCGCTGACCCGGCGCATCGACAAGGTGGTGCTGAACCGCTTTCTCGGCGTGCCGGTGTTTCTGGCCGCCATGTATCTGATGTTCCTGTTCACCATCAAGGTGGGCGGCGCCTTCATCGAGTTCTTCGCCCTGGCGGCCGAGGCCTTGGTGGTGGATGGCAGTGCTGCGGCCCTGGCCATGGTCGGCGCCCCGGAATGGGTGGTGGCGGTGGTGTCGGGGGGAATCGGCGGCGGCATCAAGACGGTGGCCTCGTTCATTCCCATCATCGGCTCGCTGTTCCTGTTCCTGTCGTTTCTGGAGGATTCGGGCTACATGGCCCGCGCCGCCTTCGTCATGGACCGCGCCATGCGGTCCATCGGCCTGCCGGGCAAGTCCTTCGTGCCCCTCATCGTCGGCTTCGGCTGTAACGTGCCGGCCATCATGGCCACCCGTACCCTGGAAAGCCGCCGCGACCGGGTCCTGACCATCATGATGGCGCCGTTCATGTCGTGCGGGGCCAGATTGCCGGTCTATGCCCTGTTCGCCGCCGCCTTCTTCGCCGAGAGCGGGCAGAACGTGGTCTTTTCCCTGTATCTGGTGGGCATTCTGTTCGCCGTCGCCACCGGCCTGATCCTCAAATCCACCCTGCTGCGGGGCGAGGCGTCGACCTTCGTCCTGGAGCTACCGCCCTACCACCTGCCCACGGCGCGCACGGTGATGATGCAGGCCTGGCAGCGCCTCAGCGAATTCATCTTCCGCGCCGGACAGTTTATCGTTCCCCTGGTGACGGTGCTGAGCGTGCTGAACACCCTGGGCACCGATCTCAGCATCGGGAAGGAAAACAGCAAGGATTCCGTTCTGGCCGCTGTCAGTCGTGCCATTACTCCGGTCTTTCGCCCCATCGGCCTGTCCGACGAGAACTGGCCGGCGGCGGTGGGGCTGTTCACCGGCATCTTCGCCAAGGAAGCGGTGGTGGGCACCCTCAACGCGCTCTACACCCAGGTGGATGCTGAGGATCATGGCGGCGACGCGCAAGAGGCCAAGCCCGGTATCGGCGACAAGCTCAAGGCGGCGCTTGCCACCATCCCCGCCAAGTTCTCCGCCCTGGTCGAGGCCGCCGATGAGGTGAAGGTCAAGGACGGCGTGTTCGGCGCCATGGTCGCCCGATTCGACGGAACGGCGGGGGCGCTGGCTTATATGGTGCTGATCCTGCTTTACACTCCGTGCGTGGCGTCCTTGGGCGCCATCCGCCAGGAGGCGGGGGGAGGCTGGACGGCCTTTGCCGTCGGCTGGACCTCGCTGCTGGGATACAGTGCTTCGGTGGCCTGCTATCAGGCGGCGACCTTTGCCCGCCATCCGGCCCAGTCGCTGGGCTGGCTGACCGCCTGCGTGCTGGCTCCCCTGGGGGCGGCCGGGTTGATGTGGCTGGTGGCGCGTCGGCGCGACGGCCGCCTCGTCACGGTTTCAGGAGTTTCCCCATGA
- a CDS encoding FeoA family protein: MDVSLQDMKPGDSARVVGFAKGERDYRQRLLAMGLTPGAEFSVTRVAPMGDPVEITVRNFTLTLRKAEAAILRAKRT; the protein is encoded by the coding sequence ATGGATGTTTCGCTGCAGGACATGAAGCCCGGAGACTCCGCCCGCGTGGTGGGCTTTGCCAAGGGGGAACGGGATTACCGGCAGCGCCTTCTGGCCATGGGACTGACTCCCGGGGCCGAGTTCTCGGTGACCCGCGTGGCTCCCATGGGCGATCCGGTGGAAATCACCGTCCGCAACTTCACCCTGACGCTTCGCAAGGCTGAGGCGGCGATCCTCCGGGCCAAGAGAACCTAG
- a CDS encoding class I SAM-dependent methyltransferase translates to MNNKTGWIDYWDGDVSVYTGARHLKAHYRELFAGIEPLLPAGPFTLLDYGCGEALMAPDIAARGGRVFLYDAAGGRRPRLRQRYSHLDGVVVPDDLSVLDGQCDVVLLISVIQYVPRDGLPALLAQLRRALRPGGKLIVGDILSPANSVVGDVSALLRFAWREGFVAEAVRGLMRTLNSNYNQRRKTLGLSTYSFDEIRGQLDAAGFDVTALAENVGHARHRRSVLACRRD, encoded by the coding sequence ATGAATAATAAGACTGGCTGGATTGATTACTGGGATGGGGATGTCTCGGTTTATACGGGGGCCCGCCATCTGAAGGCTCATTACAGGGAGTTGTTTGCGGGAATCGAGCCGCTGCTTCCGGCTGGGCCGTTCACACTGCTGGATTACGGTTGCGGCGAGGCGCTGATGGCGCCCGACATCGCAGCCAGGGGAGGTCGGGTCTTTCTCTACGACGCGGCAGGCGGGCGGCGGCCCCGGCTGCGCCAGCGCTACTCGCACCTGGATGGCGTAGTGGTTCCCGACGACCTGTCGGTTCTGGACGGCCAATGCGATGTGGTGCTGCTCATCTCTGTGATCCAGTACGTTCCCCGGGACGGCCTGCCGGCACTTTTGGCACAACTGCGCCGGGCGTTGAGGCCCGGGGGCAAGCTGATCGTCGGCGACATTCTCAGCCCAGCCAACAGCGTGGTGGGGGACGTTTCCGCCCTGTTGCGCTTCGCCTGGCGCGAAGGCTTCGTGGCCGAGGCGGTGAGGGGCCTCATGCGCACCCTCAACTCCAACTACAATCAGCGGCGCAAGACCCTGGGGCTGTCCACCTATTCGTTCGACGAGATCAGGGGCCAACTGGACGCGGCGGGATTCGACGTCACCGCCCTGGCCGAGAACGTCGGGCACGCCCGCCACCGGCGGTCCGTGCTGGCCTGTCGTCGCGACTGA
- a CDS encoding glucosamine-6-phosphate deaminase has translation MRVLIEPNGPSVAERAASLVGALALSKPDCVIGLAAGATPLAMYARLTDPARSLDFSRATIFGLDEYLGLGEEHPASCALTLRQHFIDKAGIPPSRVHLLDGRAAEDLPAYCAAYEERIAAAGGLDLQILGLGVNGHIGFNEPGSGLACRTRLVGLRRSTRRTNAPIFAPAEVPKAALTTGIGTILAARRILLLATGPAKAEAVAKMIEGPVSAVIPASALQLHPDAVVILDEAAAAGLALAEDYRDEAEILLQRGGIAAL, from the coding sequence GTGCGGGTGCTGATCGAACCCAATGGGCCTTCCGTGGCGGAGCGGGCTGCTTCGCTGGTGGGGGCGCTGGCCCTCTCCAAGCCGGACTGCGTGATCGGTCTGGCGGCCGGAGCGACGCCCCTGGCCATGTACGCCCGGTTGACCGACCCGGCTCGGTCCCTGGACTTCTCGCGGGCCACCATCTTCGGGCTGGACGAGTATCTCGGGCTCGGCGAGGAGCATCCCGCCAGTTGCGCCCTGACTCTCCGCCAGCATTTCATCGACAAGGCCGGCATCCCCCCCTCACGCGTCCACTTGCTGGATGGACGGGCGGCGGAAGACCTGCCCGCCTATTGCGCCGCCTACGAGGAGCGCATCGCGGCGGCGGGCGGGCTGGACCTGCAGATCCTCGGGCTGGGGGTCAATGGCCATATCGGCTTCAACGAACCGGGAAGCGGCTTGGCGTGCCGCACCCGGCTGGTGGGATTGCGGCGCAGCACGCGCCGGACCAACGCCCCCATCTTCGCCCCCGCCGAAGTCCCCAAGGCGGCGCTGACCACGGGGATCGGCACCATTCTGGCGGCGCGCCGCATCCTTTTGCTGGCCACCGGCCCGGCCAAGGCCGAGGCGGTAGCGAAGATGATCGAGGGACCGGTCTCCGCCGTGATCCCCGCCTCGGCCCTGCAGCTTCACCCAGATGCGGTGGTGATCCTGGACGAGGCCGCCGCCGCCGGGCTGGCCCTGGCCGAGGATTACCGGGACGAAGCGGAAATCCTGCTGCAACGAGGCGGCATCGCCGCCCTTTGA